The Amphiura filiformis chromosome 1, Afil_fr2py, whole genome shotgun sequence nucleotide sequence ctaTATGTTAGTGGAAGTGATGTTAATGTAATATCCAAGAAGCTTACCGATGATATGGAAGAAATTACTAAGTGGCTTCGTAATAACAAGCTTTTTCTCAATACTGACAAAACAAATGTTATGCTATTGGGCAGTAGTTCAAAATTACGCAATGTTCATGATGATTTGTTTTCAGTTATGGTAAATGGTTTTAAACTTGACAGAGTAAATAAGGCTAAATGTTTGGGTGTGATAATTGACGATGAGTGCTGTGGCACAAACAAGTAAATGGTGTTACTCAGAAAGTTTTCTGTAAGATAGCTCTTCTAAGGCGTCTTAGCACATTTCTTGATGCCAATATTTTAAATGTGTTATATAAGTCATTGATTCAGCCCCAGTTTGACTACTGCAGTGCTGTATGGTTTGGTAGATACAACGAGGATGTCCATAAACCCAGTGTATTACAAAAACGTTGTGCCAGAATTATTTTAAGTGTTAATTATCTAACTTCATCTGATATTATGTTTCCAATGTTAGGATGGAAGTCACTTCAAGACCGTTGTAACTATTTTAAGGCTTTATTGATGTATAAATCTCTAAATGGTTTGGCTcccccgtgtaagaacagcattttagctgatcgggccaccctgggtaaatatgatgcaataaataaataaataaataaataaaggttcATCGCACCAGCCTCGTAGTAAACGTGAAAATAAGAAGCATAAAGTGAAGGTTATGATAATTAACTGTAATGGAATCAAGGGTAAGAACACGCAAGCTGCTTTTCAAGCTTCTATTGTTCACCATGACCCAGATGTAATCATGGGATGTGAATCCAAAATCGACAGTTCAATGGCAACCTATTCTTTGTTCCCTGAAGATTATAACATCATCAGAAAAGACAGGAACAAAAATGGGGGATGAGTTTTCCTTGCTTTCAAAAACACCCTGATAGCAACTGAAATGCCCGAGCTGGACTCAAACAGTGAACTTATCTGGGCAAACTTCCACTTTGCTAATAGTAAATCATTGTACCTCGCCAGTTTTTATAGACCACCCAGCTAAACTGAATTTGCTTCAGTTGAAGAACTGAACCGTACAATCCATGATCTtcttgctaaacatgctaaacatcCCCGTCAACATGTAAAAATGGTGATAGGAGGAGACTTCAACTTTGGCGACATAAACTGGGATGATTGGCGTGCTACTGTTAGCAGAACCAAGGCTGTCCATGAGAAATTTCTCCAATTCCTGCTTGATAATTCCTTAGCTCAGCTTGTTAGGAAAATAACCAGACCGCTCTCAAGAAGGACACTTGATTTAATTGTAACTTCCAATGCAAGTCTCATCAGCGAACATGATGTGCTGCCTGGGATATCAGACCACTGTATTGTGTTATGCTATATCAACACTAAACCCCATCATCAGTGCAAACCACCCAGAAAGGTGTTTCTATTCAGGAAAGCTAATGAAGATCAGCTAAAAGAAGACACCAAGAAGTTCACACAGGAGATTTTGTCTTCTAACCCTGAGTCAAATTCAGTGAACACTAACTGGACAATCATAAAGGAAGCGCTCAATACCTTAATGTATAACCATGTGCCTTCAAAGACTACCAAAGGCAGTCGACACCTACCATGGAttgattacaaaataaaaagatcaaTGAGGAAATGTGACCGGCTGTACATTAAGGCTAGAAGAACTAGAAAACAACATGATTGGGTGACCTTTAGAAATTATCGTAACAGTGTCACCAAAATGGTGCGCGACTCTCACAACCGTTACATCAATGAAGTTGTTGGTGAGAACTTGAAGGACAATCCCAAGACCTTTTGGTCCTACGTTAAGCTTATGCGTACTGAGAACACTGGTGTTCCACCACTTAAGTCTGAAGGAAAGATATGCACCACAGATTCTGAAAAAGCAGACCCACTCAACACCCAATTGCAGTCAATAATTGCCCTCTTTTCCCCTTGATAATGACGCgtagcacaatgtgggctttttaccgcagcacaaaaagatgcgccaacaagatcccaattttatttttcatcgtatAGCTTCTTTGGCAACTGGTAGACAAAACAATAACAGCTACTTGGGATcaagtgggcgcactaatataaaagaggtcaaaggtcaagctttgtgccaaagtgacgcatttttgcctatgtgcagcacaaaagtggaactttgacccataataaaatgtgcgccaacatgaTCCCATCTTATTTTTTGAATGATTggctaaaggggcttatgtataactgattgcAAGTAAAACAAAGTGGGCGCActtattcaatagaggtcaaagtttatactttgtgccgaattgacattattttgcctatatgcagcacgaaagtggaacgtTGAccggcaataaaaatgtgcgccaacaagatcccatcttactttttggatgattagcTAGAAGGGTTatatataactgataacaagtaaaaaaagtatgaactttgatCTCTATTGatttagtgcgcccacatgatcccacatTTTTGTAGACTActtcgtagtccacttgcccattgtgcatactctggataatatatttaagcttaaaactctgatttaattaatgtgtgcacaattgatagattttcacaactgatcttttcagtcaccgtactccctctgtttgttagcttcccaaatgCTCGGGCTTTTGCGATtcaaactggcagattctaaaattagaattgttcagtattgaagtaccattatagttatgccattatgatatgttgaattcaataatataagcctacgtatactttacttttactgtcacaaatatacagtcatggacaaaagtttggaatatttttatttttttgcataaccctgtttttaagtacagatttcttaccatcaatgacccgtaaGCCaagcaaaatggatcacgggtgtctgtcaaggtcttaggtaccattccatatcacacaacaCATACTGTAGggcaatggcttcttatgcctgaccaatgaaccatcgggcatcctttttgcagttattttagcgatatgattcataaggttacattggcttttgcattacggtgtgaagaaaccagctttattttgttgcatctgtctgttgtatacgatatttctgatcatggggttgagcgcagatttatacgcccgcgtcatcGACAGAAGGATATAGGTGCCACTTTTGGAATTACATAATGTGCAGTCTCTAAAATTTTGAAAAGACGTCGGGAGACCGGAACTACTgcacctagaccaaggtcaggtcgggcCCGAAAGACCACCGCccgggaagaccgatctctcctgagactttgccgcaatggaAGGATATAGGTGCCACTTTTGGAATTACATAATGTGCAGTCTCTAAAATTTTGAAAAGACGTCGGGAGACCGGAACTACTgcacctagaccaaggtcaggtcgggcCCGAAAGACCACCGCccgggaagaccgatctctcctgagactttgccgcaatggccgcacgaagtctgtatctcggctacgaacagaatggctgaggtccataaaagtgcctgttaccaggaaacttgtgaacaatagactggttagtgcaggttttcgcgcaaggcgaccaataagaaagccgatacttctgcaaagacatcggcatgcgcgcttgctttggtccaggaagatggtggtggaatcacagtatggggagcatttcacagtaggtcgaaatcacaactctacatgctagaaggacacatgaaccaggaccaatatCTGTATGtccttgatacagttatgcttccgtttgcaagaagagacttcaggaataatttcgtgatccaagatgacaacaccgcGGCGCATAGAACCctacgcgtgagggaattccttgaaaatgagaatgcaGAACACCTGGGCTGatcggctttgagcccggatatgaaccctatagagaacttatgggcagaagtatcccgcaggataggtaacatggacaatcaaccaatcaccctgcaggaagttagacacgccctcattgcttgctggagagatattccacaagggacCATGGCAAACCTGGATgagggaatgtcacgtcgcctaaatgaccttgagctgacaaggggtggacacaccaaatattgagatgtgttttctcaagcaagaaaCTTATCTGAACAAATCACAATGAGAGGTTaattttttgtttaaacaatgaaGTTTTCTAGTGtcattaatctcattttgtgatacaaagagaccgccaaaagtgttgcgattgtgtgattcttccattgtaatgcgcttcctcgggtaattctttgtttaattgacaaactgtgtgatgtaaacatcaaaggacattcatatctttcaattaaattcaactgagaaCTACACCAGAACAAGAaatctgttcctaatatgattgaaaactgcattattattccatcatctttattcaagcaatttaaacatacaaatttaaaagaataaagaaaccaacaaacatccaagacaactggggcctttactgaccaccaggcatggcgtgaacgaaatacaaattacacatacacaatttttaaaacacctaaaagatacaaaaaaattataacaaattaATGACCTTGAGCATCAAGCGACAGATACGCCACCCTGGTAGGCTATCTGAGGATATTGACATTCCACTCTTTTTCATGTCTTGCCTGAAAGATGGAAAAAGAAGACATGAGAGCCATTTTGGAGATGTCATTCCTCAGATCTTTGTATTTGATGTGCGACTTGGCTACATGCAGGAGGCGGTTAAGACGAGTCTTGTtcgattttgtaattagacctctTGAACCAACCTCGAAAAAaacctttatccaatcatccaaaatgtaagatgggatcttgttggcgcacatttttattgcgggtcaaagttccacttttgtgctgtataggcaaaataatgccaattcggcacaaattATGAACTttgaaaatatgaagatcaagaaataaaatcccaagctaattttttcagtactGGTAGAGAATTACCCCTTccttgatgaaatgctattcggagagtcgggtgacgttggcgcgcaatgatacaggcatgtaaaaatgtgcgaaaataggaaattttgacatttgacctctgttaactacgtgcgccatcgaaatcccaaaaacgttttgctgaaaaatgaaacttaccattgagatctttaatttcaaacttggcgcagcccgttatgatgctttgacgTTTGCACGAAggtgcttttcatcaaatcattggatttgctgtttttgtgcgccatcaagatcccaactttttttcttggtttttgtaatgtaagcATTTGGTActtcaacaaaattcaaaatgcaggttgggataatTTGGCGCacatgttatgcacctccaaagtttaccatttgcaagtaaagctcagagaggctgaaatttcaagaatatttttaaagctgaacgagggcgctgtgcacgctcatattgtaCATGTGCGTTGTTGGTGTTGATATGTACCAAAAttgttttttagagaaaattcgatttttttatgtatcgcaaatccgtacataataagAGGGACTGTCTCTTAAGCTACTACTACATTAACTTTGTTTCAGTAAAATCGGTGGTCTAcgagtagactaccccgtagtccatttgcccattgtgcatactctggatattgtatttaagcttaaaactctgatttaattaatgtgtgcacaattgatagattttcacatctgatcttttcagtcaccctactccctctctttgttagcttcccaagtggggggttcgctatcaataaactggtagattccaaaatctgaattgttcagtattaaagtgagccattataattatgcaagataatgttgcattcaattacttttattgtcactaatcatctgatatctttaactctttatgaccattttactattgaatactttaattttaataaatatcagtataattttgagttcaacgaaatgggttcatcatgactaataataacatattttaaataaaattcgactatggcatagtctagtctaCGAGctaagatatggccaattatgtaaagtAGTCCTAACATAGCTTTGGCCtctttcgtgtctttgtgtagaaaaagtgactgaattgagttgaatcatgaaccatctggtcggtgctcttaagatgggtaattttaatTTGATTGGAAAAGTTTCACATGAAATCTCTGTGACTATTGGAGGATTAAGttgctttttattttttctgaaaagcaaaattgCTAATCTTAAAAGTCGATTTTACGTAATGCAAGTTTGATAAGAACGAAAATGTCATAAGTGGCCTAACTTGTTTTCTGGACGATaagttaattgagcatagcgtttggGTCCGAACTtataaagaaaccaagtaaagtttttctgttatccAAGATGTTAATGATTCCACTGTATATAACATcgttgccatgatctcttttatttttatctgagaagcgaaattgcaataattatataatttttatgttttatgttacAGTCCCGGGGTTACAGTCTGTATACTAAAAGGGATGGAATTAATGCGGCCTCAAGATGCCAATAATATTTCCGATACCTGAGGCAAGCCTGAATTCTATTATCTGGACAGTATCTGTGACAGAACGACATTCAACTCAGGGTGTAAATCAGACAATATTCCGGCAGGTGAGACTGAAAATTCTACCGCACTTCTTTCACATTCCTGAGTCTGAACTTCCGAAGTATTATCTTTTATAATATAATCCAGGTTAAATAAAGTCTATGACATTTTGCCACTAATTTGTTATATGTGTGATGGTGCATTGTTGTTTTTGTGTGAAGGTCTTGTACAATCAAAAGATATTATAAAAACGTTGAAGAACCTTTCCTGTATTAAGACTTCCAATTTGATCAACCCAGATTTACACAATGCTATTCTGCACCTTCGACAGTCAAAGTCTATTTGCATTTCAAATTACATTGTAGGACATCCTGTTTATATTACAAAATGGCGCCTTTCAACTGCTTTCATGAACTAGATTCATCCATACTTCGAATGTTATAAGTGTTAGTTTGTAAACTCTGTGATCCTTTCGCTCTTCaatattttgctgtttttgctactcGTCGCTTCTTAATACAGAAAAACGTTTCAGAAATACAATTATAATCAATAAATAGTACAGTTTCAACGTTTGTTATGTTTTCAGGCGTATTTCATATAGGTTATATAGCAAAAAGCTAATCCAATTATTAACTAATTTGATGTCCAAAATAACCGTTACAAATAAAAATCATACATGTTTTTTTCTTTAAGGTTGAACATTATATTAACACACTTTCTGTAAACCTTTGCCTGGTCAACGGAAAGAACCATCGCATCGTGAAGATCGATTTAGATTAAGAAACAATCAGACAATGGAGCGAAACCGATTGCCCTTTGATCAATTCATAGAGAAAAATATACTTCACGATTAAATTAACCCATTTCCTCTCTATATGGTAAAATTACTTAAATGGGGTTTAAAGTTCAGTCGCTACACGGCGATGATCGATTCTTTTTGCTGTTCCGGGTATGAGAAAGGAACATCCTCATTTTCACGTCATCACGTGTCAGATTTCGATCACTCATGGCTAGCTTTCATCTATATCAGCTGCACAGAGATAGTTGGATTAATATGGGATGAATGCATTATGAAGCGCAACCTTTCAAAGTTGATTTTGAGTTTGAAATTGCAAATAACTCACCTTTGTATTAAAATAGATACATTTCGTAAATGTTAAAGGAATTTGAAGTTATTAAAAATGACACTAAAATGCGTCATGTTAAAACAGAAACATTACATAGATCCAATGACAGTATCAAAATTCTTTAAACAGTACATTCATTTTGTAATCTTACAACTAACCTTTACCAGCATCAGAAAATAAAACATACTTTCTGAGGCAGGATGATTCAATTTCGTATACATCGTTCAATCTAGAGATTTAGCAGCATTCAGATTATTCTTTAATATGACATCATCATtgaggaatatcccgattgtagacaagatatcatcacagtatcaccatctgctgaagacgctagtcgaactagtggaaacgttccaggtgagtgaAAAATAATGTCGAAATTtaactctttattcattattcaatttAGTTTTGATGTTCTTTGATATCGCAGTTATTCAAGTTAAAGCAGGTGCGAATGTTTATCATGTTAGAGCTATCTGAACTTAATACATACAAATTCTCACATTTTTATTATGTTCTTTGTCTAGTCAAATCTAAGTCAACGACTGACATTTGAGGAGAAATGATGATGAACGCATAAACTAGTCAGattccttaaacatgttaaagaataTTTCTTACGGCGTATTTGGTATTGCCATTTTTTGTTGTATCTTGAACATTTTTTTAACTTACAGTTTAATGTAAAATGGGACTAACTCGGGATGTGGGTGGCCCATTTCTATTCGTGGTATTGTTTCTCTCTCATAAACTTTTCTGCGTTGTTTCATCGATCCATGGCATAACAACGATAGCAAAGAAGCATATCTCTGTGGGAAAAGCATCTGATAAAGACAGTAGTTAATTTAACGTAGAACTGGCTCTGTTACTCGGATCGCCAAGCCCACCAGGTACTGTTTCATGGCTTTACTCAACCTTAATTCACATAACTGTGTGTACTATCCAACAAAAGATAAGTGGGTCTGAAATTTAAATCTGGCTCTTATCTATTTAAGAAAAAGTGCAACTCGCTGTACTCTACTGTTTATTTTTAGCTACTAAATGTGTTTTGCGCCACGGACGTCAACACTTTTTAAGAGTTAAACTACATGTGTCTGTCTAAATATATACGATTATATTGGATTTGCAGCTTTTCGCAAATTTGCGTGGAAGACAGTCAGAAAACTACAAACACTGAACTTTAAAAGTTAAGGTATACAGCTAAGAAAACTGAATTGACATACTAAATTCATGCACAAAATTGCAAAAACCAAATTCCCGGGACAAATGCAGAGTAAAGAGATTACTTTATCAGTTTTAATTGGATTACACGCCTATTCACCTTAGTTCTACGTAATACAGGGCTGTCAAGTCTGACGCATTTGGCGCAAGTATTATGCTTTTCACGCTTTCTCATTCTTTCATGCTAAGGTTGTAGAATCTCACGCATATTCAAAATATAGTTCAAGAATTATTCCCCCCCCGGCGAAACATAATCGGGGTCAAAAATTTCCCATTTTAGTTGGCAAACAATATTTTCGTCCCGGTACGCCATTGTTCGACAATATCTCAatccaagcaattccaaaaactTGACAGCCCTGGAAATAGAATCAGTTTTCCCTTTATCAACCTGGAATGCGAAAGAAGTACGTATAGTTACTGTAAAGAAACAAGGAGAGCAGCGCAGCCACGATTCGTACTGGAgggaactggggggggggggtaagagtTCTAACGGGGTCATTTCCCCCATGCCCAACTGGCGCCGCCACTACCACACACATATCGAGACACAGTCACATATCGGGAGATCAATCCTATAATATATGGTGATGGGTGtttgggtttgtttttgttttttgctcagtGGAACCAATATTTTTAGGCATCCCTACACCGCAAgtaataaaactagaattggttccattatTCTATATACCCCTATGATTCCCACGaaaggtcgaaggtcataatggggcaaaaattcaaaaatggtcctatcatgttgtaatgtatttCCAATTGTTTCTCTAATCCATGGGCTATTTTTACGTGCTAattcctggcacgttcgtgcagtgagattaaacaTCCATGCAGTGACACTTGAGAATCAGTGCTTAACATATGCAGTTGAGATGcttgtagagcctttcttacgccaACTTTcaggtaaaatatcaaatttttcgcGGCTTTTAAGGGCTCTCAACACTTCATCGACACTTCATAGCATTCATTTTCTTGAAAACCACATTTCATATTGCCCGATGCATATAGAAACAGTTTAGAAACCGATATTTCAAAGTTCTTTTAGACAAAAGtatctcaatgacagtttcgtgctcaGACTTAGCACCTTTTCAAATTGAATGGCCAATTCCTGCACATCATCGACTGCTTCCGATAATGGGAGCTGGCTTAGATGGCGCTGTTAGGACTTGGTCGTAAatatgcggaagaaagtagttctCCACGTCTCTGTTAAgtatttttggatttgtacaaaagaaCTTTGATATTTCTACTTtgcttcggttatatatataaatgcgcttttataaatgcgcacgtgaccagatggccagtgccatattTGCATCACGTCATTGAAAATCACTGCCAATCACTGAAATGACGACCattgaccttgtttcgtggctagcactggcaaggaacattgactggaggttcgatgctaattTGCAAGGATTATTTATTTTGagggagaagcaatagattacgtaacgtattgttcctttgatgccaatTTTATTTGccaacaggctattcataaaagtggtacacttgtttcgaataaagggatctattcgccagcgaagtggttacgtaactacCTGGTAACTGAATCACGCACCTTTTGActttggtagtacatgccattaatcgtgttcacacagtcggacataAACGAGTTATTACTGGTAATAAGCGACTTaaaaccggtaatagtgacttggTGGTGGGTGACTTTTGTCACAGGGGTAggtgatgcgtctagtgcacatagttgtagttgtagatgtAGTTTGCTGCTGTTTCCCTATCCTTCATTCTGAGCTTTCTACCCGCCTAACATTCTCCTAGCTTCTCTTTTATCATTCTCCTCGCTTCTCTTTTTTGCTTGCTTGAAACGTTATTATACTGTGGACGAACCCAACTTGCCGCTGGCTAGCCGAAAGGCGAAAAGGGAAGCAAACTATGTAAGGCTTCtcctgccagtacatagcctctccttACTCAAGACTCCTCATGGCCTCCCAGCAGTCACTACCGGTAACTGGCATCTTGCGATACAAGGCTGACATGATGGGATCTGGGAGCAGCAAAGGGCCCCAAAGGTGTGGTACGCAGGCCCACCGGCGCGTGTACACGCCCTGGATACACACCAACCTTTGCCCCCACTATGGGTCATATAGTTGAGGTAGTTCACTACCTCAGGCGGACAGTCTCAAGTACCCGGTATTGTTCCGGCAGAAGGGCGTCATGGATTACATTCATATCACGGCCAGTGAACACAAACAGGGAGTCCTGAGACCTGCACTACTTGCCATATCTGCTTGGAGACGGGATGGTAAGAGTGAAGGGCGATGTGGATCAGATAGTTTCTCTTTTGCTTCGGCCACTGGACAGCTGTGAGAAGGTAAACTCCAATGTCAAACCATTCTGTAGGAGTTGCGACCACAGATATTATAGAGTAACAGAAAAACTATGACAGCAAACCTATATAACACTGGGGTTAAAGTCCCTAACAAAACATCAATTCCTGAAACTGACGCTGATTCGAAGAAATCAAATGACGATTTTTCCTCAAAGCCTTATGGAAGGAATAAGTCTGAGAAGAGCGTTTGTATCAGGAAAAAATGAACTGCAAGAAAATCATCAACATCTCCACAATGAATGTGAGAACCATCCGAAAGAACAGATGTAGAGAAGAGCTAGTGTCAAACTTGATAGAATACAACATCGACATCCTGGGGATCCAGGAGCACCGCATAGTACATAAAGAACCCGTCAAATTTGAAGACATCTTGGGACAGACTCTTATCACAACATCAGCTACCAGGAATAGAGCAGGTGCAGCTACAGGGGGAGTAGGAATAGTGCTAAGCGCAAATGCAAAGGCTTCACTGGGTGGTGTGGTACCACATACAGAAAGAATATTGGTTGCCAACTTTCAAGGAAACCCTGCAACTACTGTTATTGTTACTTACTGTCCCACCAATGTGGAAGACGAAGACAAAGTAGAAGATCACTATGACAACTTGAGGCGAACTATAGATTCCATCCCTGCGCATAATGTCTTGATGGTTATTGGAGATTTTAATGGCAGAATTGGAACAGGGGATGCAAAGTTCACCTACCATGACATAACTAATAGGAATGGGAAGTTCTTGGTTAATCTGGCAATTGAAAAGAACACTTATTTtaggaagagaaaaggaaagctGTGGACCTTCTGCAGCCCAGCAGGAAACAAGTACCAACTGGAGTATATCATTTTTCGCAAAAAGTGGAGAAACAGCCTACTAAATGCTGAAGCATACAATACCTTCTCAAGTGTAGGATCAGATCATGGAATTGTGACATCAAGGATCAGACTCAGCCTAAGAAAGAACAAGACCCTGCCTAGAGGGAAGAACCATGACTGGAAAACACTCTGCTCAGACTCCAAGCTTCAGGAGCTATATACTGTTGAAGTACAGACTATGCATTGAGGGAGGCAGTTGAAGGCAaagaagagcagcttggattccAGCTGGAGAAGAGAAGAAGCAGACGGATCGGACCTGAAGTGCTAACAGATTTAAACAACAAACCTTAATAATATTTTGACGACTTATAAACGCTTATTTTGAATGAACATCATGAAAGTGCTGAAACCCCAAAGTACAAGCCAAATTTAATAGACTCCTATAATTATTTTGCTCAATATGTTGAGTGATTAAatgaataatacatgtaataatactAGTATTATAAATAAAACGAAGAACCTTGATCAAAATTTATGTGCATAAAAATGTACTTATTATGTAAAACTGGAAACTAAAACACAacataaatgttgttattttaatACATCACAACAATAACTTATTTCATGATTATGTTCACGGATCATCTGTTATACTGTACCGATACTCACAAAATGTATGATATTGTACATAAATTTCAATCAAGCAATAGACCAGTATTGGTGCATTTTAACCATACCATAACTTAACcagaactgtctttaaaagagACAACGCAGTTAAATGGCTAAGCTAAGGGTTAACTAACTGTAGCTAAAGAGTTGACTACTAATATCATAGCTAAATGTCTGTGGGCCAACTTTGTGAAAAATTGAGCGATTTTAATGAATTACAGATCAATTTGTACTAAAATTGATAATTAAAACACTAGCTTAAGTCAATGGGAAAGACATTAATTGGTCCACAATCAGTTAAGAATATTAGGACATTTTCAATGTGTAGTCAAAGTCAACCTAATAATGTAAGCCATGGACTGGAGTATGATAAGGCCAGTTGCTTTGATGTGTTTACAATAAGTAGTGGTTCAAAGTATGGACTTGCAACGGCTTTTAATACAGCGTCTGTGATTGGATTACACTTTTATTGTGACCATTTCAAGGAGTTTAATGTACTACTAAACTATTGAACTGTGTCGAATTTTTATGGCATTTTCCCCAAAATGTCCAATTCTTGTGGCGCAAACAGCCAAAAAGTGTATTATACTGTGATTCAGTATCAACTAG carries:
- the LOC140164160 gene encoding craniofacial development protein 2-like; translated protein: MNVRTIRKNRCREELVSNLIEYNIDILGIQEHRIVHKEPVKFEDILGQTLITTSATRNRAGAATGGVGIVLSANAKASLGGVVPHTERILVANFQGNPATTVIVTYCPTNVEDEDKVEDHYDNLRRTIDSIPAHNVLMVIGDFNGRIGTGDAKFTYHDITNRNGKFLVNLAIEKNTYFRKRKGKLWTFCSPAGNKYQLEYIIFRKKWRNSLLNAEAYNTFSSVGSDHGIVTSRIRLSLRKNKTLPRGKNHDWKTLCSDSKLQELYTVEVQTMH